AAAGTCGTTTCCGAGCCGATGAATACTATCGAGAATTTGCTTCGCGGTTTTTTCAACTTTCATACCTTTCAATCCGAGCGCAATTACTTGCAGGTACGCGTAAAAACTATTCGGCGAAACAGGAATAACGTGTTTCTTGGAAGCATAATGAAGCAATCCTTCTGAATCGTTGAACTCGTCTTTGATAATTGTTTCGTAGTACACATTTTCCGCAGGAATGTACATCAATGCAAAATTTAACGTCCCTTCATCCGTAAGAATATATTTTGCCGCAATCGCATCAATATGTTTTTTCACATCTGCCAAAAATTGTTTTCGGAACAGTTTTCTTTCCTGTTCCATATCTGTTTCAGTAAATTTTCGAAAGTTCTCTAATGGAAATTTTGAATCAATCGGAACTTTTCCTCCAGAAGTATGGATCACAGCGTCCACTTGTTGTCCGTTGCGAAAACGATATTGCACATCGTAACCATCATTCGGCAAAACTTGTTTCAGCATATCTTCCAACAACGCTTCACCAAATCCTCCGCGGAATTTTGGCGCACGTAACAAATCACTCAACTGCGCGACGTTTATTCCTACGTCTTTCATCTCCAATGCAACTTTACCGAGCTCGCCCAAATTTTTCTGAACATCGCCGATGACTTTTGCCGCCGTATCCAAACGCGTTCCGATAGTTCCCGTTTGTGTTTGCATTTGTTGCGCTATTGCAGAAAGTTGTTGATTCATATTTTGCGTTGTAGT
This portion of the Ignavibacteria bacterium genome encodes:
- a CDS encoding DNA recombination protein RmuC; the encoded protein is METILIVFIVVLLFAVFFLLWKKTSSPSTENASSLVMMQQQVESLRTEFQRSFSATSESLAQSLNNTTQLVQQQLAQVTNQLGTTTQNMNQQLSAIAQQMQTQTGTIGTRLDTAAKVIGDVQKNLGELGKVALEMKDVGINVAQLSDLLRAPKFRGGFGEALLEDMLKQVLPNDGYDVQYRFRNGQQVDAVIHTSGGKVPIDSKFPLENFRKFTETDMEQERKLFRKQFLADVKKHIDAIAAKYILTDEGTLNFALMYIPAENVYYETIIKDEFNDSEGLLHYASKKHVIPVSPNSFYAYLQVIALGLKGMKVEKTAKQILDSIHRLGNDFEKVRETFDILGSHLENARKKYDESDKKLKYVEERFSGITSVSLLAGETTATMSLDK